A genome region from Sphingorhabdus sp. SMR4y includes the following:
- a CDS encoding polysaccharide deacetylase family protein, translated as MEYDYVPLPERKPLKWPNGAKVALILTFNLETWDLTKDTDKPYYAGGPSILPDILPGNTPDFPNYSWREYGQRVGIWRLFDLFDKLGVKASCTTNAVTFERRKAMTDAVLERGWELLTHNWEQGELLTNFAGDPAKEREIVLRTLDQFEKFTGRKSKGWLSSSLRGTLQTADILAEYGCTYYCDIMNDDQPYMLRTPNGPIVSVPYSNEINDFTFITRKNFTTDQFRDALIEELDVLYEEGATSGRIMNVGLHPHVSGRAHRVRALREFIEHAKSLPGVWWATREEIAEWYLDNHENHILGQLG; from the coding sequence ATGGAATATGATTACGTCCCTTTGCCCGAGCGCAAGCCGCTAAAATGGCCCAATGGCGCGAAAGTCGCCCTGATCCTGACTTTCAATCTGGAAACTTGGGATCTCACCAAGGATACGGACAAGCCTTATTATGCTGGCGGGCCGTCGATCCTGCCGGACATCCTTCCCGGCAACACTCCGGATTTTCCGAATTATAGCTGGCGCGAATATGGTCAGCGGGTCGGTATCTGGCGTCTGTTCGACCTGTTCGACAAGCTCGGCGTCAAGGCGAGCTGTACCACCAATGCGGTGACCTTCGAGCGGCGGAAGGCAATGACCGACGCTGTGCTCGAACGGGGCTGGGAACTGCTCACCCACAATTGGGAGCAGGGCGAATTGCTGACCAATTTTGCCGGTGACCCGGCGAAGGAGCGCGAAATCGTTTTGCGGACGCTCGACCAGTTTGAGAAATTTACCGGTCGCAAATCGAAAGGATGGCTCTCATCCTCGCTGCGGGGCACGCTTCAGACGGCCGACATTCTGGCTGAATATGGCTGCACCTATTATTGTGACATCATGAATGACGATCAGCCTTATATGCTCCGCACGCCAAACGGTCCGATTGTTTCGGTTCCCTATTCCAACGAGATCAACGATTTCACCTTCATCACCCGAAAGAATTTTACGACCGACCAATTCCGCGATGCGCTGATCGAAGAACTGGATGTCCTTTACGAGGAAGGGGCTACCAGCGGACGGATCATGAATGTCGGCCTCCATCCCCATGTTTCCGGTCGGGCTCACAGGGTGAGGGCGCTGCGCGAGTTCATCGAACATGCCAAGTCCTTGCCGGGCGTATGGTGGGCCACACGCGAAGAGATTGCCGAATGGTATCTCGACAATCACGAAAATCATATTCTCGGACAATTGGGATGA
- a CDS encoding FAD-dependent monooxygenase gives MSRNEKIVIVGGGIAGMTAAAAIAKQGFPVVLLESAPQFGEIGAGVTLSPNAMKGLDFIGVCEDVAAAGVEPTRQRIQHWEDGRTLVTMDRSTQREKYGAPYVTIHRADLHDLLTGAARAAGVDLRTDCAVVGSEGATAILADGSRVAGDLLIGADGVKSVIRQRFEPAEPHFTGHVAWRALVPVTPELQALSDFPGIIIGPGAMITRYNIRGSTAMNLVFFARQEGWTDDGWTIPADPSEIQAIYADWCDDAQMLIRAACEQPMFKWAINARSALPDWIIDDQVTLIGDSAHAMTPFLGHGAACGIEDAVIIARALAASPDIAEGLSRYQAARHERASWIQSESNANADRMQAQDAALFGIGETKDEESLGLFTYDCRTEPV, from the coding sequence ATGAGCCGCAACGAGAAAATAGTGATCGTCGGTGGCGGCATTGCGGGAATGACCGCGGCCGCCGCGATTGCCAAACAGGGTTTCCCGGTCGTGTTGCTCGAATCCGCTCCCCAATTTGGCGAAATCGGGGCCGGCGTTACCCTGTCGCCCAATGCGATGAAAGGGCTCGATTTCATCGGTGTCTGTGAGGATGTAGCAGCCGCCGGTGTCGAACCGACCCGGCAGCGTATCCAGCACTGGGAAGACGGACGAACACTGGTAACCATGGATCGCTCTACCCAGCGCGAGAAATACGGGGCGCCCTATGTCACGATCCACCGGGCAGATCTGCACGATTTGCTGACCGGCGCCGCGCGCGCGGCTGGTGTGGATTTGCGCACCGACTGCGCCGTGGTTGGTAGTGAGGGTGCGACCGCGATTCTCGCTGATGGCAGCCGGGTGGCTGGTGACCTGCTCATTGGTGCGGATGGCGTGAAATCCGTCATTCGCCAGCGCTTTGAACCAGCAGAGCCGCATTTTACCGGGCATGTCGCCTGGCGCGCACTGGTTCCCGTAACGCCGGAGCTGCAAGCCTTGTCCGATTTCCCGGGGATCATTATCGGTCCAGGCGCGATGATCACGCGCTATAATATACGCGGCAGCACGGCGATGAATCTCGTTTTCTTTGCTCGACAGGAGGGCTGGACGGACGATGGCTGGACGATTCCGGCTGACCCCTCCGAGATCCAGGCTATCTATGCCGATTGGTGCGATGATGCGCAGATGCTGATCAGAGCGGCCTGCGAGCAGCCGATGTTCAAATGGGCGATAAACGCGCGCTCGGCATTGCCCGACTGGATCATCGACGATCAGGTGACGTTGATCGGTGACTCGGCTCATGCGATGACGCCGTTTCTCGGCCATGGCGCTGCGTGCGGAATTGAAGATGCCGTCATCATTGCCCGCGCACTTGCGGCTTCGCCGGATATTGCAGAGGGGCTGTCCCGCTATCAGGCGGCACGGCATGAACGGGCGAGCTGGATCCAGTCGGAGTCCAATGCCAATGCCGACCGGATGCAGGCGCAGGATGCCGCCTTGTTCGGAATTGGCGAAACCAAGGACGAGGAATCCCTCGGACTGTTTACTTATGATTGTCGTACGGAGCCGGTTTGA
- a CDS encoding aldehyde dehydrogenase family protein produces MSDGTAFDGHAISPETRAFLDKHGKLLIGGQWVDGSGVMESRDPATGLVLAEFETGGAAEVDQAVAAARSAFDGPWRRLSASERMNLMTRLARIMEQNARLLTELDILDNGMPGFIAGLTTTNCVEMIDYYAGAIMRIEGSTMVPPRHITAETEALTYSLKEPVGVVGQIVPWNVPLSTAILKLAPALAAGCTVVMKPSEETPLSALALGQMILDAGFPEGVVNIVNGLGGEAGAALAAHDDVDKISFTGSTRTGRAIIQSAIGNLKKVSLELGGKSPVIVMPDADLDLAVPGVAMATFFLQGQNCMAGTRIFAHADIHDALLDGLAAFADGMVLGHGLDPATQQGPMVSAVHADKVFGFIERAKDAGATLVAGGDRLDRPGNFIRPTIFTGCTRDMEIMREEIFGPVMAVQKFDTLDIDAIAQLANDTPYGLSGSVWTQDISTAHRVVSRVRAGHVSINCHGAVGTNIPFGGYGQSGWGREFGEAGLQAYLETKAVTARL; encoded by the coding sequence ATGAGTGATGGTACAGCCTTTGATGGTCACGCAATATCGCCGGAAACGCGCGCGTTTCTGGACAAGCACGGCAAGTTGCTGATTGGCGGGCAGTGGGTTGATGGCAGCGGTGTGATGGAAAGCCGGGACCCGGCAACAGGGCTGGTTCTGGCCGAGTTCGAAACCGGGGGAGCCGCCGAAGTGGACCAGGCGGTCGCCGCCGCGCGCTCGGCCTTTGACGGGCCCTGGCGCCGGTTGAGCGCGTCGGAACGGATGAACCTGATGACCCGGCTGGCCCGGATCATGGAACAGAACGCCCGGCTGCTGACCGAACTGGACATTCTCGACAACGGAATGCCCGGTTTCATAGCCGGACTGACAACCACCAATTGTGTGGAAATGATTGATTATTACGCGGGCGCGATCATGCGGATCGAGGGCTCTACAATGGTGCCGCCGCGGCATATTACGGCCGAAACAGAGGCGCTCACCTATTCCTTGAAGGAACCGGTCGGGGTGGTCGGACAAATCGTGCCGTGGAACGTGCCTCTGTCCACCGCGATCCTGAAACTGGCTCCGGCACTGGCGGCTGGTTGTACTGTGGTCATGAAGCCGTCAGAGGAAACGCCCCTGTCCGCTCTCGCACTCGGCCAGATGATTCTGGACGCCGGATTCCCCGAAGGTGTGGTCAATATCGTCAATGGTCTGGGCGGCGAAGCCGGGGCAGCCCTGGCGGCGCATGATGATGTGGACAAGATTTCCTTTACCGGATCCACGCGAACCGGTCGGGCGATCATTCAGAGCGCAATAGGCAATCTGAAAAAAGTCTCGCTGGAACTGGGCGGTAAAAGTCCGGTGATCGTGATGCCTGACGCGGATTTGGACCTCGCGGTACCCGGCGTTGCGATGGCGACATTCTTTTTACAGGGCCAGAATTGCATGGCCGGCACTCGGATATTCGCGCATGCCGATATCCATGACGCGCTGCTCGACGGATTGGCCGCTTTTGCCGATGGAATGGTTCTTGGCCACGGGCTGGATCCGGCCACGCAGCAGGGACCGATGGTATCTGCTGTCCATGCCGACAAGGTGTTCGGCTTCATCGAGCGCGCCAAAGACGCCGGTGCGACACTGGTTGCAGGTGGCGACCGCCTGGATCGGCCGGGCAACTTCATTCGTCCGACAATTTTCACCGGCTGCACCCGCGACATGGAGATCATGCGCGAAGAAATTTTCGGCCCGGTCATGGCGGTGCAAAAATTCGATACGCTTGATATCGATGCCATAGCGCAGCTTGCCAATGATACGCCTTATGGTCTGTCGGGCAGCGTCTGGACTCAGGACATTTCTACCGCGCACCGGGTCGTCAGCCGCGTGCGCGCCGGCCATGTATCGATCAATTGCCACGGCGCGGTCGGAACCAATATCCCCTTCGGTGGATATGGCCAGTCAGGCTGGGGCCGGGAATTTGGCGAAGCTGGCCTTCAGGCCTATTTGGAAACCAAAGCGGTAACGGCGCGACTCTGA
- a CDS encoding IclR family transcriptional regulator → MEKGVPIRSITRAFSALRAINRHGSMTMMEIAKAAEVPYPTACRIVQTLLYEGLVEQEPARKRYRPTALVQTLATGFQHEDQLVSVARPHIVEFTKRVGWPVSIAVRVGRNMMLRDSTHANSSLTFEHYYPGFTVPILDSASGKLSMAFAQDEDREMILRFMRISQEIDIEYLSTAEIGLNVEQIRADGYATQGRNHFNLTPGKTSSIAVPIFKNGHFEAAMTMVFFVAAMKLSDALENYLDDLQQTAAAISHGLSNS, encoded by the coding sequence ATGGAAAAAGGCGTACCGATTCGCTCTATCACGCGGGCGTTTTCAGCCCTGCGGGCAATAAACCGGCATGGCTCGATGACGATGATGGAAATCGCCAAGGCCGCAGAGGTTCCGTACCCGACCGCCTGCCGCATTGTGCAGACGTTGCTATATGAAGGCTTGGTCGAACAGGAGCCCGCTCGCAAACGCTATCGTCCAACCGCATTGGTGCAAACGCTCGCCACCGGCTTCCAGCATGAAGATCAACTGGTCAGTGTGGCACGGCCCCATATTGTCGAGTTTACAAAACGGGTCGGCTGGCCGGTTTCGATCGCAGTTCGGGTCGGACGCAACATGATGTTGCGGGACAGTACCCATGCCAATTCGTCGCTGACTTTTGAACATTATTATCCGGGCTTTACCGTGCCGATCCTCGACAGCGCGTCGGGCAAGTTATCGATGGCCTTTGCCCAGGACGAAGACCGGGAAATGATCTTGCGCTTCATGCGGATTTCGCAGGAGATCGATATTGAATATCTCTCCACCGCAGAAATCGGACTGAATGTCGAGCAAATACGCGCCGATGGTTACGCAACACAGGGTCGCAACCATTTTAACCTGACTCCAGGGAAAACATCTTCAATAGCGGTGCCGATCTTCAAGAACGGGCATTTTGAAGCCGCGATGACGATGGTCTTCTTTGTTGCGGCGATGAAACTGAGCGACGCTCTGGAAAATTATCTGGATGATCTGCAACAGACCGCTGCTGCAATCAGCCACGGGCTCAGCAACAGCTGA
- a CDS encoding oxaloacetate decarboxylase, which yields MANPILREKLASGKFFVIPGIQDMITAVIANKVGFDVVYGTGYWLTASAWGLPDAGIATYSEMRNRMETLARTSNSAVIADGDTGYGGLLNVHHTVKGYEASGVTAIQLEDQEFPKKCGHTPYKRLIPLEDMVEKIKVAVDAKEDENFLIVARTDARESEGMDGVLRRLEAYEKAGADIMFPESLTSEEEMRQACASFEKPVMANMSNGGLSPVPNASVLSEIGYAFAIYPSLTSLAAAAAMEKALTDLKEKGIGQPDGIFDFNEFCSLIGFEEVWDFEKKWAKN from the coding sequence ATGGCAAATCCTATCCTGCGGGAAAAACTCGCATCGGGAAAATTTTTCGTGATCCCCGGCATCCAGGACATGATTACGGCGGTAATCGCCAACAAGGTCGGCTTCGACGTCGTATATGGTACCGGATATTGGCTGACCGCTTCGGCATGGGGGTTGCCAGACGCCGGGATCGCCACCTATTCCGAAATGCGCAACCGTATGGAGACACTCGCTCGCACTAGCAATTCTGCAGTGATCGCGGACGGGGATACCGGCTATGGCGGCTTGCTCAATGTTCATCACACGGTGAAGGGCTACGAAGCCTCGGGCGTGACGGCGATCCAGCTGGAAGACCAAGAATTCCCGAAGAAATGCGGGCACACCCCGTACAAACGCCTGATTCCGCTGGAAGATATGGTGGAGAAGATCAAGGTCGCGGTCGATGCCAAAGAAGACGAGAATTTCCTCATCGTCGCGCGAACCGATGCCCGGGAAAGCGAAGGGATGGACGGCGTCTTGCGCCGACTGGAAGCTTACGAAAAGGCGGGAGCCGATATCATGTTCCCCGAATCGCTGACCAGCGAAGAGGAAATGCGACAGGCCTGCGCCAGTTTTGAAAAACCCGTAATGGCCAATATGTCTAACGGCGGACTGTCACCTGTCCCCAATGCATCGGTCCTCTCGGAAATAGGCTATGCATTCGCTATCTATCCGTCACTTACCAGCCTTGCCGCAGCGGCCGCCATGGAAAAAGCGCTGACGGATCTGAAAGAAAAGGGTATCGGGCAACCGGACGGGATTTTCGACTTCAACGAATTCTGTTCCCTCATCGGTTTTGAAGAAGTCTGGGACTTCGAGAAAAAATGGGCAAAGAACTGA